Proteins co-encoded in one Leptospira yasudae genomic window:
- a CDS encoding acyl-CoA dehydrogenase family protein — protein sequence MERVLQFTEEHEAFREMAKKFFETEVAPHHESWEKVGIVPKEVWKKAGANGLLCPNIPAEYGGSDADFLYNVIIIEESAKVGNSGFFISLHNDVIAPYISSYADDAQKKRWLPGCASGDSILAIAMTEPGAGSDLKGIRTTAVEKSDHYVVNGQKTFISNGQLANLVITAVKHDNGTMSLLMVEEGMKGFERGRRLEKLGLKAQDTSELYYNDVIVPKENLIGKQGQGFRYLMQKLATERLVLGLAAVEATALVQKITLQYIKERQAFGKKIGSFQHIKFKMAEMATELEMCRTFADKVTLDTMAGKSDTAQASMVKWYSTEMQKRHTDECLQFFGGYGYMMEYPIARAYLDARIQTIYAGTTEIMKEIIGRSLGL from the coding sequence ATGGAAAGAGTCCTTCAATTCACGGAAGAACACGAAGCGTTCCGTGAGATGGCTAAAAAATTTTTCGAGACGGAAGTCGCTCCGCATCATGAATCCTGGGAAAAAGTAGGAATCGTTCCGAAAGAAGTTTGGAAAAAAGCGGGCGCTAACGGACTTCTTTGTCCGAACATTCCCGCCGAATACGGCGGATCCGACGCCGATTTTCTATATAACGTAATCATAATAGAGGAATCCGCAAAAGTGGGAAACAGCGGATTCTTTATTTCCTTACACAACGACGTTATCGCTCCTTATATCTCCTCCTACGCGGATGACGCGCAAAAAAAACGCTGGTTACCGGGGTGCGCTTCCGGAGACAGCATTCTTGCGATCGCGATGACGGAGCCGGGCGCCGGTTCGGACCTCAAAGGAATTCGGACTACCGCGGTGGAAAAGAGCGATCACTACGTGGTCAACGGACAAAAAACCTTCATTTCCAACGGACAATTGGCAAATTTAGTGATTACGGCTGTTAAACATGATAATGGCACGATGTCCCTCCTCATGGTGGAAGAGGGTATGAAGGGTTTTGAACGAGGGAGACGACTCGAAAAGCTCGGTCTGAAAGCGCAGGATACGTCGGAACTTTATTACAACGATGTGATCGTTCCGAAAGAGAACCTGATCGGTAAACAAGGACAAGGCTTTCGATATTTGATGCAGAAGTTGGCTACGGAACGTTTGGTCCTCGGACTGGCTGCCGTGGAAGCGACCGCGCTCGTTCAGAAAATAACCCTTCAATACATCAAGGAAAGACAGGCATTCGGTAAAAAAATCGGCTCCTTTCAGCATATCAAATTTAAGATGGCTGAGATGGCGACGGAACTGGAGATGTGCCGAACTTTCGCCGATAAGGTTACTTTGGATACTATGGCCGGAAAATCGGATACCGCACAGGCTTCGATGGTGAAGTGGTATTCGACCGAGATGCAAAAACGTCATACGGATGAGTGTTTGCAGTTCTTCGGCGGTTATGGTTATATGATGGAGTATCCGATTGCCAGAGCGTATCTGGACGCGAGAATCCAGACAATTTACGCGGGAACGACGGAAATCATGAAGGAGATCATAGGCAGAAGCCTGGGACTCTGA
- a CDS encoding Sec-independent protein translocase subunit TatA/TatB, whose translation MLAPLAVFGSLGWTEILLILFIALLLFGGKRLPSLAKDLGDGIRSFRKSLTGESDEPSQQIGQEQSVPKEEAKTSKSKKSKSA comes from the coding sequence ATGTTAGCACCACTGGCAGTCTTCGGATCACTCGGTTGGACTGAAATTCTACTGATTCTTTTTATCGCTCTTCTACTCTTCGGAGGAAAGAGATTGCCTTCTCTCGCAAAGGATCTCGGAGACGGAATCCGTTCTTTCCGCAAATCCTTAACGGGAGAATCGGACGAACCGTCCCAGCAAATCGGCCAAGAACAATCCGTTCCTAAGGAAGAAGCGAAAACTTCCAAATCCAAAAAATCCAAATCTGCCTGA
- a CDS encoding phasin-related domain-containing protein has protein sequence MEKLLMDILNAGIALFQNGEGKLKQSLSELDVIYQELREKGEANQSLKANQVRELLNKTVQDATDILSKGGEGRQQALAKLQENFIRLSAEIEASIPDQFKATAKNTLDELKRLLSKNQ, from the coding sequence TTGGAAAAGCTACTGATGGACATTTTAAACGCGGGAATCGCCCTGTTTCAAAACGGAGAAGGAAAACTCAAGCAATCCCTTTCCGAATTGGATGTGATCTACCAAGAGCTCAGAGAAAAGGGAGAAGCGAATCAAAGTCTAAAGGCCAATCAGGTTCGCGAACTTCTCAATAAAACGGTTCAAGACGCCACGGACATTCTTTCCAAAGGCGGGGAAGGCAGACAACAAGCGCTCGCCAAACTTCAGGAGAATTTCATCCGTCTTTCCGCAGAGATCGAAGCTTCGATTCCGGATCAATTCAAGGCTACCGCAAAAAACACTTTAGACGAACTCAAACGTCTCTTAAGTAAAAACCAATAA
- a CDS encoding DUF6968 family protein codes for MNSKMKSKYKLGTVIAQREIRIQFESGKYEITIKIGKPMRHSEPDLDWYCPFQILGIDPESISSKIFTSIGFDGVDAIRQAFVLAGVFLSSYLRKKHPQLKRLRPRDFDLPQVTSGRRIRWEEFVKRFRKKNFTIEWKSGSFESESWIGDSSF; via the coding sequence ATGAACTCTAAGATGAAATCCAAATACAAACTTGGCACCGTTATCGCTCAAAGAGAAATTCGGATTCAGTTCGAAAGCGGGAAATACGAAATCACGATCAAGATCGGCAAACCGATGAGGCATTCGGAACCCGATTTGGATTGGTATTGTCCCTTTCAAATTCTCGGAATCGATCCGGAATCTATCTCTTCCAAGATCTTTACAAGTATCGGTTTCGATGGAGTCGATGCAATCCGGCAAGCGTTCGTATTAGCAGGCGTATTTTTAAGTTCCTATCTTCGAAAGAAACACCCGCAACTCAAACGTTTGCGTCCTAGGGATTTCGATCTTCCTCAAGTAACATCCGGTAGACGGATTCGATGGGAAGAATTCGTGAAACGATTTCGAAAGAAAAATTTCACCATCGAATGGAAATCCGGTTCTTTCGAATCGGAATCTTGGATCGGAGATTCGTCGTTTTAA
- a CDS encoding bifunctional nuclease family protein has translation MDLVEAKISDISLTNVGFAVFLKTKDDSDSRVVPIFIGPLETHSITSVLDGTKPPRPMTHDLMTVLLTTLNVSIIKISIEEIIDNTFYAKITLRKDEDVIILDARPSDSIALALRANAPIYLAKKVIEEAGIEMKDEEIPGESIAREKISQLPKTQLEILQESLNNALKTEDYETAARIRDQIKKLIENS, from the coding sequence ATGGATCTTGTAGAAGCAAAAATTTCAGACATTTCTTTGACCAACGTTGGGTTCGCGGTTTTTCTAAAAACAAAGGACGATTCCGATTCCAGAGTGGTTCCGATTTTTATCGGCCCGCTCGAAACCCATTCCATCACTTCCGTTTTGGACGGAACCAAACCGCCGAGACCGATGACTCACGATTTGATGACCGTACTTCTCACCACTCTCAACGTAAGCATCATAAAAATCTCGATCGAAGAAATCATCGATAACACATTCTACGCGAAAATCACCCTCCGTAAAGACGAAGACGTAATCATATTGGACGCAAGACCGAGCGACTCCATCGCCCTCGCACTCAGAGCGAACGCCCCGATCTATCTCGCCAAAAAAGTGATCGAAGAAGCGGGAATCGAAATGAAGGACGAGGAGATTCCGGGAGAATCCATCGCCCGCGAAAAGATTTCCCAACTTCCGAAAACCCAATTGGAAATCCTTCAGGAATCCCTGAACAACGCGCTGAAAACCGAGGATTACGAAACCGCGGCCAGAATCCGGGATCAGATCAAAAAGTTAATCGAGAATTCCTAA
- the trxA gene encoding thioredoxin, with protein MALAEVNDSNFKSETSGGLVLIDCWAEWCGPCRMVAPVLEELSSEMNGTVKIKKLNVDDNQDTAQSLGISSIPTLLLYKDGQLVDKVIGALPKAQIKNFIERHK; from the coding sequence ATGGCATTGGCAGAAGTCAACGATTCAAATTTTAAGAGTGAAACATCCGGAGGATTGGTCCTCATCGATTGTTGGGCGGAGTGGTGCGGCCCTTGTAGGATGGTTGCTCCCGTTCTCGAAGAACTTTCCAGCGAAATGAACGGAACGGTAAAAATCAAAAAGCTCAACGTGGACGATAACCAAGATACGGCGCAGAGCTTGGGAATTTCTTCCATCCCGACACTCTTGCTATACAAAGACGGACAACTTGTGGATAAGGTGATCGGAGCGCTTCCGAAAGCTCAAATTAAGAATTTTATCGAAAGACACAAATAA
- a CDS encoding cAMP/cGMP-dependent 3',5'-cyclic-AMP/GMP phosphodiesterase: protein MLKETYKGYTELPRGGYLIDTSEGYLQIGSPPETIKDTMGFEKKTPLVFILPNKFFHVEKGISTAELEFPIYYNFFLRQKKTFIVCTEEQRVQLITVLRESLMGPDNINLKSEYLNGEESFGFPDMKAEMAYFRGYKGLEDVVEFKVFDNDNKVYYGNVIILKLESGDFLIEDGERKIEVPGEVGFNIKYDIGERPTEPFQAPIIGITCLGPSHGFDPEDNTSGFIIWLNHQGIMVDPPVNSTEWLRQSNVNPKLINHVILTHCHADHDAGTFQKILEENKITIHATETVMDSFLRKYSALTKIPKKELQELFHFQPIIIGKATMINGGEFNFHYALHSIPSVGFEFFFQDQSFIYTSDHLNEPEIHDKMYAAGILPESRWKFFKEFPWERRIIYHEAGIPPLHTRVSYLASLPPEIQEKITVYHIARKDMPAGTKLKLARFGIENTLYPEITPPKHIEAYNLLDVMTQIDIFHGFPIEKAKEFLLIVNEERYKRGDQIIRKGTPGDKFYIIASGNVKFEGLKQDGEGPIKRYGTYEYFGEASLVLDLPRAADVYAETDVLALTIEKNKFLQFIRNSDLKNNLTRLNEIRDSNSWKALAESRHFRGLTSHQITQLELIMTLHKVNAGSILVREKEFYGDAYIIRNGKVNVYQNGNLLAELSDGDFVGEIYNISKNFVSNYTFRAEVDTELYSIQQNDLIDYVKKNPGVYMRMNTVYS from the coding sequence ATGCTGAAAGAAACATACAAAGGTTATACGGAATTGCCTAGAGGAGGGTATCTGATCGATACCTCCGAGGGATACCTTCAAATCGGCTCTCCACCGGAAACGATCAAAGACACAATGGGGTTCGAGAAAAAAACCCCGTTGGTCTTTATTCTCCCGAACAAATTCTTTCACGTTGAAAAGGGAATCAGCACCGCAGAACTCGAATTCCCGATTTATTATAACTTCTTTTTAAGACAGAAAAAAACGTTTATCGTATGTACGGAAGAACAAAGAGTTCAGCTCATCACCGTACTCAGAGAGTCCCTCATGGGACCGGACAACATCAACCTCAAGAGCGAGTATCTCAACGGGGAAGAATCCTTCGGGTTTCCCGATATGAAAGCGGAGATGGCTTACTTCCGCGGATACAAGGGACTCGAAGACGTCGTGGAATTCAAGGTCTTCGACAACGACAATAAAGTATATTATGGAAACGTAATTATTCTCAAGCTGGAAAGCGGAGACTTTCTCATCGAGGACGGAGAAAGAAAAATCGAAGTTCCCGGCGAAGTCGGGTTCAACATCAAATACGATATCGGGGAAAGACCGACCGAACCCTTTCAAGCTCCGATCATCGGAATCACTTGTCTCGGACCGTCTCACGGATTCGATCCGGAGGACAACACCTCGGGCTTCATCATCTGGTTGAACCACCAAGGAATTATGGTGGACCCTCCGGTCAATTCGACCGAGTGGCTGCGTCAATCGAACGTAAATCCGAAACTCATCAACCACGTCATTTTAACGCACTGTCACGCGGATCACGACGCCGGAACCTTTCAAAAGATTCTCGAAGAGAACAAGATCACGATTCACGCGACCGAAACCGTGATGGACAGCTTCTTGCGAAAGTATTCCGCGCTCACCAAAATTCCGAAAAAAGAACTGCAGGAACTCTTTCACTTCCAGCCGATCATCATCGGAAAAGCCACGATGATCAACGGCGGAGAATTTAATTTTCATTATGCGCTTCATTCGATTCCATCGGTCGGATTCGAATTCTTCTTCCAGGATCAATCTTTCATCTACACGTCGGATCATTTGAACGAGCCCGAAATTCACGATAAGATGTATGCCGCCGGAATTCTTCCCGAATCCCGCTGGAAGTTCTTCAAAGAGTTTCCTTGGGAACGTAGAATCATCTACCACGAAGCGGGAATTCCTCCGTTGCATACGAGAGTGAGTTATCTCGCGTCTCTGCCTCCCGAAATTCAGGAAAAGATCACCGTATATCATATCGCGAGAAAGGATATGCCCGCGGGAACCAAACTGAAACTCGCGCGTTTCGGAATCGAGAACACGTTGTATCCGGAAATCACTCCGCCGAAACACATCGAGGCTTATAACCTCTTGGATGTGATGACGCAGATCGATATCTTTCACGGCTTCCCGATCGAAAAGGCAAAAGAATTCTTACTCATCGTAAACGAAGAACGATACAAACGCGGAGATCAGATCATCCGCAAAGGAACTCCGGGTGATAAGTTCTACATCATCGCATCCGGAAACGTAAAGTTCGAGGGACTCAAGCAGGACGGAGAAGGCCCGATCAAACGATACGGAACCTACGAATATTTCGGCGAAGCTTCTCTCGTATTGGATCTTCCGAGAGCGGCGGACGTATATGCGGAGACGGATGTTCTCGCCCTCACCATTGAAAAGAATAAGTTTTTACAATTCATTCGTAATTCGGATCTGAAAAATAACCTAACAAGACTGAACGAAATTCGAGATTCCAACTCTTGGAAAGCGTTGGCCGAGTCGAGACACTTCCGCGGATTGACCAGTCATCAGATTACACAGCTGGAATTGATCATGACCTTGCATAAAGTGAACGCAGGTTCAATTCTTGTCAGAGAAAAAGAATTTTACGGTGATGCCTATATCATTCGCAATGGAAAAGTAAACGTCTATCAGAACGGAAATTTGTTAGCCGAACTGTCCGACGGGGACTTCGTAGGAGAGATATACAACATCTCCAAAAACTTTGTATCGAATTATACGTTTAGAGCTGAAGTAGATACGGAATTATACTCCATTCAGCAGAATGATCTGATCGATTACGTGAAGAAGAATCCCGGCGTTTACATGAGAATGAACACAGTCTATTCGTAG
- a CDS encoding alpha/beta hydrolase — MAELLEKKPATRKRRGKSGLNVAADDIFIFPIPDYTYKFLEKVWSSFVNKIVALTFTNNQPMFNYAVFEAIQDKNLKIVTSSTHFKMKEVATRIGLKDIQEFINRTLPVSIQDADNLSANFIREAIISVETKKRPEVVFSSLKDEKIHPNLRHLLSGTMNYAAGIPLFVKGNPIGMIWGIRRDRMTDEQREEVREQLSSFYDVVDFVIAREMDNKADPYIARKNIEKADLHSYAKHLYYTRTGGQQHPVTSIIFDCHTYNCSYRLDASYIIPSNNGFSVSLKRFEPEKTNDTGKILLLIPGFFCRRSVMDKVAREMALKYGYRVFSMDMRGRSRQTLPYNGIKEGWTIDDFIQEDFPAVLNWIRESFPKEKIVVMGHSMGGMIPRYYTAAYETFVAKYPQSKVPLPDPKDAISGIISVTSPNFVSVGTNIPGMNAIKTGLSLLPAKSISDFIFDLTTFSLQSTLPTVDLNKFFKFLLGLHSSLRTVSFELSTKVVNLRDFVGYRQISPPEWYFLIEDIFCEESTKVILQFIRSQLSKDHAFFSFDGSINYTELQRNFQLPIYSVLGTLDKIVPVDSVEEELRALPSPNNQIVKFDQGHLGILFHMPTVREMCAGFHDWIQKLD, encoded by the coding sequence ATGGCTGAACTCCTGGAAAAAAAACCGGCGACCCGCAAACGGCGGGGAAAAAGCGGACTTAACGTAGCGGCTGACGACATCTTCATTTTTCCGATCCCGGACTACACGTATAAGTTTTTGGAAAAAGTATGGTCTTCGTTCGTGAACAAGATCGTCGCTCTGACGTTTACGAACAACCAGCCCATGTTCAACTATGCGGTCTTCGAAGCGATCCAAGACAAGAACCTCAAAATCGTTACCTCCTCCACTCACTTTAAAATGAAAGAGGTCGCGACCCGGATCGGACTCAAAGATATTCAAGAATTTATTAACCGAACTCTTCCGGTTTCCATCCAAGACGCGGACAATCTTTCCGCAAACTTCATCCGCGAAGCGATCATCTCCGTCGAAACCAAAAAACGTCCCGAGGTTGTTTTCAGCAGTCTCAAGGACGAAAAGATTCACCCGAACTTAAGACATCTTCTTTCCGGAACGATGAACTACGCGGCCGGAATTCCTCTCTTCGTAAAAGGAAATCCGATCGGTATGATCTGGGGAATCCGCAGAGACAGAATGACCGACGAACAACGGGAAGAAGTCCGCGAACAGCTGAGTTCCTTTTACGACGTAGTCGACTTCGTCATCGCGCGCGAGATGGACAACAAAGCCGATCCGTACATCGCAAGAAAGAATATCGAAAAAGCGGATCTTCATTCCTACGCGAAACATCTTTATTATACGAGAACCGGGGGCCAACAACACCCGGTCACTTCGATCATCTTCGACTGTCACACCTATAACTGTTCGTATCGTCTGGATGCGAGCTACATCATTCCGTCTAACAACGGTTTTTCGGTCAGCTTAAAACGTTTCGAACCGGAAAAGACGAACGACACGGGCAAGATCCTTCTTTTGATCCCGGGTTTTTTCTGTAGAAGATCGGTGATGGACAAGGTCGCGCGGGAAATGGCTCTCAAATACGGCTATCGAGTATTCTCCATGGATATGCGGGGCCGTTCGAGACAAACCCTTCCTTACAACGGAATCAAGGAAGGTTGGACCATCGACGATTTTATCCAAGAGGATTTTCCGGCCGTTCTCAATTGGATTCGCGAAAGTTTTCCGAAAGAAAAGATCGTGGTCATGGGACACAGCATGGGGGGAATGATTCCCCGCTATTACACCGCCGCCTACGAAACCTTCGTCGCAAAGTATCCGCAGAGCAAGGTTCCTCTTCCCGATCCGAAAGATGCGATTTCCGGAATCATCTCCGTAACTTCTCCGAACTTCGTTTCCGTGGGAACGAACATTCCGGGGATGAACGCGATCAAAACGGGACTCAGCCTTTTACCCGCAAAGTCGATCAGCGATTTTATCTTCGACCTTACGACCTTCTCCCTTCAATCCACTCTTCCGACCGTGGACCTCAATAAATTCTTTAAGTTCTTATTGGGTCTTCATTCCTCTCTGAGAACCGTTTCTTTCGAACTCAGCACGAAGGTGGTGAACCTGAGAGACTTCGTAGGTTACAGACAGATTTCTCCGCCGGAATGGTATTTCCTAATCGAGGATATTTTCTGCGAAGAATCGACGAAGGTGATTCTTCAGTTCATCCGTTCTCAACTGAGCAAGGACCACGCGTTTTTTTCCTTCGACGGTTCGATCAATTACACCGAGCTTCAGAGAAACTTTCAGCTTCCGATCTACTCCGTTTTGGGAACCTTGGACAAGATCGTTCCAGTCGATTCGGTGGAAGAAGAATTGAGAGCGCTCCCGTCTCCGAACAATCAAATCGTAAAATTCGATCAGGGACATTTGGGAATTTTATTTCACATGCCTACGGTCCGGGAAATGTGCGCCGGTTTTCACGACTGGATTCAGAAACTGGATTGA
- the tatC gene encoding twin-arginine translocase subunit TatC, with protein sequence MAGKKKSKTTSLPSPTPSKESLSRDREKYMTLGDHLEELRMVLIRSLLVVAVIMGISLFFGEEIHKILAQPYKNVLGPQATFYQIKLMAPFMIYLKSSFMISILLSLPFVLFFLWGFISPALDRQTDRYGKFLILFSTLLFWFGVWLCWTEAFENLLKIFLINFRPPDIESRLPIDEYYEIFFNIHLIFGLSFQLPVVLILLGSLGIIRSSFLLSKWREAIIVLAIAAAVLSPGPDLISMLFLFVPLTILFLVSIVLMKVIERE encoded by the coding sequence ATGGCCGGAAAGAAAAAATCCAAAACGACCTCTCTCCCTAGTCCGACGCCCTCGAAAGAATCGCTCTCTCGAGATCGGGAAAAGTATATGACCTTGGGGGATCATCTCGAAGAACTTCGGATGGTTCTCATTCGGTCGCTTCTCGTCGTCGCCGTGATTATGGGAATCTCCCTTTTTTTTGGAGAAGAGATCCACAAAATTCTCGCGCAGCCGTATAAGAACGTGTTAGGTCCTCAGGCGACCTTCTATCAGATCAAACTGATGGCTCCGTTCATGATTTATCTCAAGAGTTCGTTTATGATCTCGATCCTCTTGAGCCTTCCGTTCGTTCTGTTTTTTCTCTGGGGATTTATTTCCCCCGCCCTCGATCGCCAAACCGATCGTTACGGGAAATTTTTGATCTTATTCAGCACCCTTCTGTTCTGGTTCGGAGTTTGGCTTTGCTGGACCGAAGCGTTCGAGAATCTTCTTAAGATTTTTCTCATCAACTTTCGTCCGCCCGACATCGAATCCAGACTTCCGATCGACGAATACTACGAAATTTTTTTTAACATCCATTTGATTTTCGGTTTATCTTTTCAGCTTCCTGTTGTACTCATTCTCCTTGGCAGTTTGGGAATCATTCGTTCTTCTTTCCTGCTTTCGAAGTGGAGGGAAGCGATCATCGTTCTGGCGATCGCGGCCGCGGTTCTTTCACCGGGTCCGGATTTGATTTCCATGTTGTTCCTGTTCGTTCCTTTGACGATACTGTTCCTGGTCTCGATCGTTTTGATGAAGGTGATAGAGAGAGAATAA
- a CDS encoding MFS transporter yields the protein MNKLSFVLFFTVFIDMMGFSVIFPIFPETLKIFLAKSGDPVLDKFTDLTRILMEASSGDWSLFVALFGGIVASLYSLLQFAFAPIWGRISDRVGRKPVLVFTSLGSFFGYAVWFFSGSFSLFVFSRVITGMMGGNISVASAAMADITSEKDRAKGMGLIGAGVGLGFIAGPPTGGLFSKIDLSFLELAFPDISFTVFPASALAAATIALINLLMIVFWFKETLNVDREVQEKKKIHPIIGVFTSNNREVVLYSLLYFVFVFAFSGFEFSINFYLSQFLNYSPIAIGLTFVYIGLIIVLIQGGVFRRLSGKVKETRLVRAGALFLIVGFGLLYFVSNSYQLFISLTFLASGSALLHPSLSTLVSLVSGKEEQGTNLGMFRSLASLGRGLAPFAFCLIYFSYGPALSFLTSGIICSVFLAFIWKLKQPGHGHS from the coding sequence ATGAATAAATTATCCTTCGTCCTCTTCTTTACCGTCTTTATAGATATGATGGGATTTTCCGTGATCTTTCCCATCTTTCCCGAAACACTCAAAATCTTTCTCGCTAAGTCCGGCGATCCGGTCTTGGATAAGTTCACCGATCTTACAAGAATTTTAATGGAAGCCTCGTCGGGAGATTGGTCCTTATTCGTCGCTCTCTTCGGTGGAATCGTCGCGAGTCTTTATTCTCTTCTTCAGTTTGCGTTCGCTCCGATCTGGGGAAGAATCTCCGACCGTGTGGGAAGAAAACCGGTTCTCGTATTTACAAGCTTAGGAAGTTTTTTCGGATACGCGGTCTGGTTTTTTTCGGGAAGTTTTTCCCTCTTCGTTTTTTCCAGAGTGATCACCGGAATGATGGGGGGAAATATCTCCGTAGCTTCCGCGGCGATGGCAGACATCACGAGCGAAAAGGATCGTGCGAAAGGAATGGGTTTGATCGGAGCCGGAGTCGGACTCGGTTTTATCGCGGGTCCGCCGACCGGAGGTTTGTTTTCAAAAATCGATCTGAGCTTTTTGGAACTCGCGTTTCCGGACATTTCATTCACCGTGTTTCCCGCTTCCGCTCTCGCGGCAGCTACGATCGCGTTGATCAATCTATTGATGATCGTTTTCTGGTTTAAGGAAACCTTAAACGTAGATCGGGAAGTTCAGGAAAAGAAAAAGATCCATCCGATCATCGGAGTATTCACTTCGAACAACAGAGAAGTGGTTTTGTATTCCCTTCTTTACTTCGTGTTCGTGTTCGCGTTTTCCGGTTTCGAGTTTTCGATCAACTTTTATCTGAGCCAGTTTTTGAATTACAGTCCGATCGCGATCGGTTTGACTTTCGTATATATTGGATTGATCATCGTTTTGATCCAAGGCGGGGTCTTTCGAAGACTTTCCGGCAAGGTAAAGGAAACAAGACTCGTACGAGCGGGCGCCCTCTTCTTGATCGTCGGTTTCGGGCTTCTCTATTTCGTATCGAACTCGTATCAGCTTTTTATATCGCTCACCTTTTTGGCTTCGGGAAGCGCGCTGCTTCACCCTTCCCTTTCCACGTTAGTTTCTCTTGTTTCCGGAAAAGAGGAACAAGGCACGAACTTAGGAATGTTTCGAAGCCTCGCTTCTCTGGGAAGAGGTTTGGCTCCGTTCGCGTTTTGTCTGATTTATTTCAGTTACGGTCCTGCGCTCTCCTTTCTAACCTCTGGAATCATCTGCTCCGTGTTCTTGGCGTTTATCTGGAAATTAAAACAACCCGGTCACGGACATTCCTGA
- a CDS encoding Lsa36 family surface (lipo)protein → MNTCRNFSVGRILPILILSFAGLVPAGSLTAQVTCTGQACTIIPSSISSQFNGLENEIRTKYLNEVVKSMADAALLTTINSSMMGPGTINRFQIGGGVSAAGVKNEDIQIQYAGVTLPNLPNGGASLSPTLMAGVNLGWLTGNGPSDQEEEKRSFLHRINIYVHGFQGNLNQGDLRNLNNQTDQYRISGNYNSFGATVRFQLIKERYTRLDFFGFTGLSLGLGFHRKTEEMSLGYSPTSIPKVSFGPASGRWDADFTMDYRAKSESLPIDIRTGVRLFYFLTIFAGAGISQNSGSSNLSLAVSGPLTLTLDAAAAGLPMQFLQGYSASSTGNLSIRTQGDARAKDSLNYLIGGVEINLLTFKVLVEGMVAEKIYSANVGVKFAL, encoded by the coding sequence ATGAATACCTGCCGTAACTTTAGCGTAGGAAGAATTCTTCCTATTTTAATTCTATCCTTTGCCGGACTGGTTCCGGCGGGTTCCTTAACCGCACAAGTCACCTGTACCGGACAGGCTTGTACGATCATACCGAGCAGCATTTCTTCCCAGTTCAACGGACTGGAAAATGAGATTCGGACCAAGTATTTGAACGAAGTCGTCAAGTCCATGGCGGATGCGGCTTTGTTGACCACGATCAACTCCTCGATGATGGGACCTGGAACGATCAATCGGTTTCAAATCGGAGGCGGGGTTTCTGCGGCGGGCGTAAAAAACGAAGACATTCAAATTCAATATGCGGGGGTGACTCTCCCGAATCTTCCGAACGGCGGAGCTTCCTTAAGCCCGACTCTGATGGCGGGAGTCAACCTGGGTTGGCTCACCGGAAACGGTCCTTCCGATCAGGAAGAGGAAAAACGTTCCTTTCTTCATAGAATCAATATCTACGTTCACGGATTTCAAGGAAATTTGAATCAAGGCGATCTTAGAAATCTCAACAACCAAACGGACCAATATAGAATTTCGGGAAATTATAATTCTTTCGGCGCGACGGTTCGTTTTCAGCTCATTAAAGAACGTTATACGCGTTTGGACTTTTTCGGTTTTACGGGATTGAGTCTCGGACTTGGATTCCATCGTAAAACCGAAGAAATGAGTTTGGGTTATTCTCCGACCTCGATCCCGAAAGTTTCCTTCGGTCCTGCGAGCGGACGTTGGGACGCCGACTTTACGATGGATTACAGAGCGAAATCAGAATCCTTACCGATTGATATTCGAACCGGCGTGCGCTTGTTTTACTTTCTTACGATTTTTGCAGGAGCGGGAATCAGTCAGAACAGCGGAAGTTCCAATTTGAGCTTGGCCGTGAGCGGTCCTCTTACATTGACTTTGGACGCGGCAGCGGCCGGTTTGCCGATGCAATTCTTACAGGGGTATTCCGCTTCTTCGACCGGAAATCTTTCGATCCGAACTCAAGGAGACGCAAGAGCGAAGGACAGTCTGAACTATTTGATCGGCGGGGTTGAAATCAACCTTCTTACCTTTAAGGTTTTGGTGGAAGGAATGGTTGCGGAAAAGATTTATTCCGCCAACGTCGGCGTGAAGTTCGCACTCTAA